A single window of Mycobacterium sp. ITM-2016-00318 DNA harbors:
- a CDS encoding PIG-L deacetylase family protein: protein MSEPLCNCARLAARPLPEGGTPAREWTGWGRRFAPLNIGHCPALLLVAAHPDDETLGLGATAAALAQRGVAVQVVAVTDGEAAYQQDGGGSALAGLRRDEMVAAAARLGLPRPIFLGIPDGEVTADEDRVEVELEALLADSSPGTWCAAPWRGDGHPDHEATGRAAAAASRDVPSAFIEYPIWMWHWALPADLAVPWDRVRRMPLTSRDSAAKEGALRRFSSQLQRVEGPKPLAPEAIARQMAVGEVVFV from the coding sequence GTGAGCGAGCCACTCTGCAATTGCGCACGCCTTGCGGCGCGACCGCTCCCCGAGGGCGGCACTCCTGCGCGTGAGTGGACCGGCTGGGGACGACGCTTCGCGCCGCTGAACATCGGGCACTGCCCGGCGCTGCTGTTGGTCGCGGCTCATCCAGACGACGAGACGCTCGGGCTCGGGGCTACCGCCGCGGCGCTCGCGCAGCGGGGCGTCGCGGTTCAGGTGGTGGCGGTGACAGACGGTGAAGCGGCGTACCAGCAGGACGGCGGTGGCTCGGCACTGGCTGGGCTGCGCCGCGACGAAATGGTCGCCGCGGCCGCCCGACTCGGCCTGCCGAGGCCGATCTTCCTCGGGATACCCGACGGCGAGGTGACGGCCGACGAAGACCGCGTCGAGGTTGAGCTGGAGGCGTTGTTGGCCGATTCGTCGCCGGGCACCTGGTGTGCGGCGCCGTGGCGGGGTGACGGTCACCCCGACCACGAGGCGACCGGTCGGGCTGCCGCCGCGGCGTCGAGAGACGTCCCGTCGGCCTTCATCGAGTATCCGATCTGGATGTGGCACTGGGCGCTGCCTGCCGATCTCGCCGTGCCGTGGGACAGGGTCAGGCGGATGCCGCTGACGTCACGCGACTCGGCGGCGAAGGAGGGGGCGTTGCGACGCTTTTCCAGCCAGCTGCAGCGGGTCGAAGGGCCAAAGCCGCTCGCGCCCGAGGCCATCGCCCGGCAGATGGCGGTCGGCGAAGTCGTCTTCGTCTAG